The genomic window GCATGGGGCTGATCTGGCATGGTATTCAGGCGGGTTATGAGGCCGTTGGTAAAGATGCTGCCGGTATTGTACTTGGTAAGATGGATGGTGTCTCGATTTCGCATGCATCAAGCCTTAAGAATCATTTTTATACCAAAGGATTTTATAAAGAAAGAAAAAATAGCGGAAATATTTATTACTATTATAAAAATGAAAAACGTCATCAGGATAATGTACACAGGGGTGATTTTGCACCATTTACAAAACACGCTTATACTGTATATTCGGAAAGTTGGGGAGAAAGTGTGCTTCAATTTGAAGGGCTACCTAACAATTATGATGTAATTCATGCATTTGGTTTTGACTGTAATGATGTAGGAGGAAATGCTAGAGGTATTTGTGTAAATAATGGTTGGTGGTCTAGGAAAGTTAATATAACCCCACAGAGAAGACGAGGGTTGATAAGTAAACCATTAGGGTTTGGGAGATTGTTACTATGGGATTAAAAGAGGTTATTTCATTGTTCGTAGCAATTATTATATTTGCTTTCATTAATGAACAAGCAGTAGCTAATTGGCAAGAACCTGTTGAAGTAGTTAAAGGGCAATGGGGTAAAAGTAGTGTGGAGTTTGGATATTATGAGGGTGATTCAATGGATACTTTACCTGAATCATTTATTGTAATACCAAATGGAAACGTTGTAATAAAAGATTTGGCTAATAATCAGATTAAAGTTTTTACACAGGAAAATGTGTTAATTAAATCATTTGTTGATCCAGGTATTAGTATTTTTGAGTTTGATGGTGATAAAGTAATTTTATCACAATATCACAAAGATATTAAACTATTAGGGATAGGATTGTTTAATATTCAAACTGAAGAGTGGGAATGGTCTGACCGTAAAAATGGGATTGATTATAATCCTGAAAGTCGAGTAATTATAGCAAATAATAAAAGTAAATTTACTGTTCAAGTTGGAATTAGATCAGGAATTGAGTATTCTCCTGAAGGCAATGTTCTGAACAAGTTTACTGACAGGCCGTTATTATTTGGAAGAGAAAAGAAAAGTGCTATATCTGGTGGTGGCAAATATAATCAGGTTATTGAATTTGAAGATGCAACGTATAATTGTAACGTACCGGATGGTTTTGATCAATTCAAGCGTGATAATGCAGGCTATTTGTACGGGATTGCTCATAATATTGGAGAGCCATCACATACACGTATTTACAAGATAACTAAGTGTGGAAAAATTATCGGTACGGTTGATTTTCCACCAAGAAAAGAAACCTTTCTTGAGGATGATGTACGTATAGATGAAGATTATGGTGAGCCGGTATTTGCGCAGAATGGTGATGTTTATACCTGGAAGCGAACACCAACACATTATAGTATTCTCAAATGGGCATGGGTAGATGATCCAAATGTAAATGAAGGCCCCGACGCACCAGAGTCGGTTCAAGCTTTACCTTCTACTTCAGGTGTTTACCTTACATGGAATCCATCTCCGCAGGATCCAGGTTGTGTAAATGGTTATGAAATAGAAAGGGCGACATCAGCAACGGGTGTTTTTAGCAATGTGACGACTGTGCCGCTAGATGAGAAGCAGACCTATAGTTTTAACGACACCAGCGCAACTGCCGGGGCAACATGGTATTACCGCATAAGTGCAAAGTCGGATATCGGCAATTCCGATCCGGTGGAGGTGAGCGCAACAAGGCCGTAAGGTTTGGAATAGATAAAATCAAGTGAAGGGGACAGATTAATTTCTGTCCCTTTCTTTC from Deltaproteobacteria bacterium includes these protein-coding regions:
- a CDS encoding fibronectin type III domain-containing protein — encoded protein: MGLKEVISLFVAIIIFAFINEQAVANWQEPVEVVKGQWGKSSVEFGYYEGDSMDTLPESFIVIPNGNVVIKDLANNQIKVFTQENVLIKSFVDPGISIFEFDGDKVILSQYHKDIKLLGIGLFNIQTEEWEWSDRKNGIDYNPESRVIIANNKSKFTVQVGIRSGIEYSPEGNVLNKFTDRPLLFGREKKSAISGGGKYNQVIEFEDATYNCNVPDGFDQFKRDNAGYLYGIAHNIGEPSHTRIYKITKCGKIIGTVDFPPRKETFLEDDVRIDEDYGEPVFAQNGDVYTWKRTPTHYSILKWAWVDDPNVNEGPDAPESVQALPSTSGVYLTWNPSPQDPGCVNGYEIERATSATGVFSNVTTVPLDEKQTYSFNDTSATAGATWYYRISAKSDIGNSDPVEVSATRP